A section of the Thermotoga caldifontis AZM44c09 genome encodes:
- the rnr gene encoding ribonuclease R — MILSLFKADSKYTLKAIYKALKVKSKADKRAVRDVVKQLLEEGLLIRDGKGYYHSAESSNLISGTIEFSRRGSIAFVTTEDGKEIAVPIEFASSAIHGDRVLVEIVGRWRNLPMGKVVRVLKRGKERIVGVLELRRTFAFIVPDDPKIVYDFYVPVECIGGARPGQRVVAKIIKWPKRGRNPEACVETVLGNVDDPRTDIPAVMAKYDLSDRFPDEVLEELEQLPDDVTERDVEGRIDLRDEIIFTIDGEDAKDFDDAVSIKKLPKGRYMLGVHIADVSHYVKEGSALDREAFRRGTSVYLLDTVVPMLPFKLSNNLCSLMEGKDRLTFTVEMIIDSEGRLLDFSISPSVINSKKRLTYTIVNRLLGGDESVERALGREISNALRTMHELSMILRQARKARGAITDIEGGEVEVVMNEKGEVLDIVPRKRGPGEILIEEFMIRANETVAEIFHNAGLPFVYRVHEEPDPDTILQLKEYVEALGVKLKFPKTIHPSVLQKVLELVRDHPLRSSVEKLMVRSMKRAMYSPTNIGHFGLASYAYTHFTSPIRRYPDLVVHRLLKLYLRQGNRFTEKQIEVYSELLPKIAEHCSKRERIADEAEWDLLAMKKVEYISKHMDEIFEAVVTNVTRFGLFVEIPEKLISGLVHVSTLDDYYIYDERKNILVGERTGKVFKIGDMLRVRVLRADKITGEIDFEVVEEKKNVDKGDSRN, encoded by the coding sequence TTGATTCTTTCTCTCTTCAAAGCCGACAGCAAGTACACCTTGAAAGCGATTTACAAGGCGCTCAAGGTGAAATCGAAAGCTGATAAACGCGCTGTAAGGGACGTTGTAAAGCAGCTTTTGGAGGAAGGTTTGCTCATTAGGGATGGAAAAGGTTATTACCACTCTGCAGAATCAAGCAACCTCATCTCTGGAACGATCGAATTTTCAAGGAGAGGAAGCATAGCGTTCGTCACCACCGAGGATGGAAAAGAGATCGCGGTACCGATCGAGTTTGCCTCGAGTGCGATACACGGTGACAGGGTACTGGTTGAAATCGTTGGCCGATGGCGAAACCTGCCGATGGGAAAAGTTGTACGCGTTCTGAAACGTGGCAAAGAGAGAATCGTGGGCGTTCTCGAACTGAGAAGGACCTTCGCTTTCATCGTTCCAGACGATCCGAAGATCGTCTACGATTTCTACGTTCCTGTCGAGTGCATAGGTGGCGCGAGACCTGGCCAACGTGTCGTCGCCAAGATCATCAAATGGCCGAAGAGGGGAAGAAATCCCGAGGCGTGTGTGGAAACTGTTTTGGGGAACGTGGACGATCCCAGAACGGATATACCTGCCGTGATGGCGAAGTACGACCTTTCGGACAGGTTCCCCGACGAAGTGCTCGAGGAGTTGGAACAGTTACCGGACGATGTGACGGAAAGAGACGTCGAGGGCAGGATTGATCTGAGAGATGAGATCATCTTCACGATAGACGGTGAAGATGCGAAGGATTTCGACGATGCGGTGTCGATAAAGAAACTTCCCAAAGGAAGGTACATGCTCGGTGTTCACATCGCCGACGTGTCTCATTACGTGAAGGAAGGCTCGGCGCTCGACAGAGAAGCCTTTCGCAGAGGAACGAGCGTTTATCTTCTAGATACAGTTGTGCCCATGTTGCCTTTCAAGCTTTCGAACAATCTGTGCAGCCTGATGGAAGGAAAGGATCGCCTCACCTTCACCGTAGAGATGATCATCGACAGCGAAGGACGGTTGCTGGATTTCAGCATTTCGCCGAGCGTCATAAACAGCAAGAAGAGACTGACCTACACGATCGTGAACAGACTGCTTGGGGGCGACGAATCGGTTGAGCGTGCTCTGGGAAGGGAGATTTCGAATGCCCTGAGAACGATGCACGAACTTTCCATGATCCTGAGACAGGCCCGGAAGGCTCGTGGCGCGATAACCGACATAGAAGGTGGAGAAGTTGAAGTTGTGATGAACGAAAAGGGTGAGGTTTTGGACATCGTGCCCAGGAAGAGGGGACCGGGAGAGATATTGATCGAAGAATTCATGATAAGGGCCAACGAAACGGTGGCGGAGATTTTCCACAACGCTGGTCTTCCTTTCGTTTACAGAGTTCACGAAGAACCGGATCCGGATACGATACTGCAGTTGAAAGAATACGTGGAAGCGCTCGGTGTGAAGCTGAAGTTTCCAAAGACGATCCATCCGAGCGTCCTTCAGAAAGTGCTCGAGCTGGTCAGAGATCACCCGCTGCGCTCCAGCGTGGAGAAACTGATGGTCAGATCCATGAAGCGTGCCATGTATTCACCAACCAACATCGGACACTTCGGATTGGCATCGTACGCGTACACGCATTTCACTTCTCCGATCAGAAGGTATCCAGATCTGGTTGTCCACCGTTTGTTGAAGCTCTATTTGAGACAGGGTAACCGGTTCACTGAAAAACAGATCGAAGTCTATTCGGAGCTTTTACCGAAGATCGCCGAGCACTGCAGCAAGCGTGAGAGAATCGCGGATGAAGCCGAATGGGACCTGTTAGCGATGAAGAAGGTGGAGTACATAAGCAAACACATGGACGAGATCTTTGAAGCTGTCGTCACGAACGTCACACGCTTCGGTCTGTTCGTCGAGATACCTGAAAAACTGATCTCGGGCCTGGTGCACGTATCCACACTCGACGATTACTACATCTACGACGAAAGGAAGAACATACTCGTGGGAGAAAGAACTGGTAAGGTCTTCAAGATAGGCGACATGCTCAGAGTGAGAGTTTTGAGGGCGGACAAGATCACCGGGGAGATAGATTTTGAAGTGGTGGAGGAGAAAAAGAATGTGGATAAAGGAGATTCAAGGAACTGA
- a CDS encoding alpha/beta hydrolase gives MWIKEIQGTEGHVVVVHGLGEHAKRYQWLVELLSPRYGLTLFDLPGHGESEGKRGHAAFSQIFRIIDELISKHPDSFLMGHSLGGLIAIRYAELRNNIKGLIVTSPALHLPNSNFALRAIASVFSLLAPGLSFDNSIDPNDLSTNPDAVQRYVSDPLVHRKISAKLAADLFKHSRLAIEEAHRINVPCFVAVGSEDRVTLPSGAKEFFERLKVEDRVLKVYEGAYHELFEDTKNAEKFKMDLLNWIDSHR, from the coding sequence ATGTGGATAAAGGAGATTCAAGGAACTGAAGGTCATGTGGTCGTTGTGCACGGCCTCGGTGAACATGCGAAGCGTTATCAGTGGCTCGTCGAGTTGCTCTCACCCAGATACGGTCTCACCCTGTTCGACCTGCCTGGTCACGGAGAAAGCGAGGGGAAACGTGGCCATGCAGCTTTTTCACAGATATTCAGGATCATTGACGAATTGATTTCAAAACATCCTGACAGTTTTCTCATGGGTCACAGCCTCGGTGGCTTGATCGCCATCAGGTACGCGGAACTGAGGAACAACATCAAAGGCTTGATAGTCACTTCGCCCGCGCTTCACCTTCCAAACAGTAACTTTGCTCTGAGAGCGATCGCTTCGGTGTTTTCTTTACTGGCACCTGGCCTGAGCTTCGACAACAGCATAGATCCGAACGATCTTTCCACAAATCCAGATGCGGTACAGAGATACGTGTCTGATCCGCTCGTGCACAGAAAAATCTCTGCAAAACTCGCCGCCGATCTTTTTAAACACAGCAGGCTGGCGATAGAAGAGGCTCACAGAATAAACGTACCATGTTTCGTTGCGGTGGGTAGTGAAGACAGAGTGACCCTTCCGAGTGGAGCCAAGGAATTCTTCGAGAGATTGAAGGTTGAAGACAGAGTTCTGAAGGTCTACGAGGGTGCGTACCACGAACTGTTCGAAGATACAAAAAACGCCGAGAAGTTCAAGATGGACCTTTTGAACTGGATCGATTCACATCGCTGA
- a CDS encoding LysM peptidoglycan-binding domain-containing protein, producing MRRTLCFLLLISLFAVAVGGYLTVTYVVQQGDTLYDIARKFKVSPSTILDWNNVNPLRLSPGQRLVIPQPEGLIYTVKKGDTLYSIAKSFFTSVADLKAANDLTSDNIVVGQKIFVPVKSIGKAFNTEKGYIWPTYGVISSPYGWRRHPITKQMSFHSGIDIAAPEGTPVFASAPGTVIFAGEKPGYGLLVEVKGSREIFRYAHLSKITVYVGQRVERGTLIGRVGSTGVSTGPHLHFEIEALNKGETVNPLAYLPSSTKVYVLMESTEGMGGE from the coding sequence GTGCGAAGAACTCTTTGTTTTTTGCTGTTGATATCACTCTTTGCCGTCGCTGTTGGGGGGTATCTGACTGTAACTTACGTTGTGCAGCAAGGTGATACGCTCTACGACATCGCCCGAAAGTTCAAAGTCTCTCCTTCAACCATCCTGGATTGGAACAATGTGAATCCACTCAGACTTTCTCCCGGTCAGAGATTGGTGATACCGCAACCAGAAGGATTGATATACACCGTAAAGAAAGGTGATACGCTCTATTCCATAGCGAAATCGTTCTTCACATCCGTGGCCGATCTGAAGGCAGCAAACGATCTGACCTCTGACAACATCGTCGTGGGTCAAAAGATCTTCGTCCCCGTCAAATCGATAGGTAAGGCGTTCAACACGGAGAAAGGCTACATCTGGCCCACTTACGGTGTGATCTCTTCTCCTTATGGCTGGAGAAGACATCCGATAACCAAGCAGATGTCCTTCCATTCCGGCATAGACATCGCGGCACCGGAGGGTACTCCGGTTTTTGCCTCGGCACCAGGTACCGTCATCTTCGCAGGTGAAAAACCTGGTTACGGCCTACTGGTGGAAGTGAAAGGCTCAAGAGAAATTTTCAGATACGCACACCTGTCGAAAATCACCGTGTACGTCGGTCAGAGGGTTGAGAGAGGCACGTTGATAGGGCGCGTTGGCAGCACTGGAGTGAGTACTGGGCCACATCTGCACTTTGAAATTGAAGCTCTGAACAAAGGAGAAACCGTGAATCCTTTAGCATACCTGCCTTCTTCAACGAAGGTTTACGTTCTGATGGAAAGCACGGAAGGTATGGGTGGCGAATGA
- a CDS encoding protein-glutamate methylesterase/protein-glutamine glutaminase: MAQKIRVVVVDDSAFMRMVLKDIIDSQPDMQVVGVAKDGLEALQVIEEKKPDVVTLDVEMPKMNGIEVLKRIAQKYPVRVIMVSSLTEEGADITITALTLGAVDFLTKPSGSTSLTFREVADALLTKIRNAMLVDPKNLFARQIAKPALTAPKKTFLGNKAVVIGASTGGPRSLDLIIPALPENFPAPVFLVQHMPPVFTKSLATRLNSISKLAVKEAEDGEIVKKGTVYVAPGDFHMGIRTVNSNVQVFLDKSEKINNVRPAVDFTLMKVAEIYKANTIAVILTGMGRDGTKGAFMVKYYGGKVIAEHESTCVVYGMPKAVVEEGYADYVLPADKIAEKLIELV, translated from the coding sequence ATGGCGCAAAAGATAAGAGTCGTTGTTGTTGATGATTCTGCCTTCATGAGAATGGTCTTGAAGGACATCATCGATTCTCAACCTGACATGCAGGTGGTCGGTGTTGCCAAAGACGGCCTCGAGGCGCTTCAGGTCATAGAAGAGAAGAAACCAGACGTCGTCACGCTGGACGTCGAGATGCCGAAGATGAATGGAATAGAGGTGCTGAAAAGAATCGCGCAGAAATACCCTGTCAGAGTCATCATGGTCAGCAGTTTAACTGAAGAGGGCGCCGACATAACGATTACCGCGTTGACTTTAGGTGCCGTGGATTTTCTAACCAAACCTTCGGGTTCGACCTCGCTGACGTTCCGTGAAGTTGCAGACGCCTTGCTGACAAAGATAAGGAACGCGATGCTCGTCGATCCTAAGAATCTCTTCGCAAGGCAGATCGCAAAACCTGCCCTGACGGCACCGAAGAAAACCTTTCTTGGCAACAAAGCGGTGGTCATCGGCGCTTCAACGGGTGGGCCAAGATCGCTCGATCTGATAATACCAGCCCTGCCGGAGAACTTTCCAGCTCCTGTATTCTTGGTGCAGCACATGCCACCCGTGTTCACCAAGTCTCTCGCGACGAGACTCAATTCGATATCCAAATTGGCGGTCAAGGAAGCAGAGGACGGTGAAATCGTTAAGAAAGGTACGGTTTACGTCGCGCCGGGTGATTTTCACATGGGTATTCGCACGGTCAACTCAAACGTGCAGGTGTTCCTTGACAAGTCCGAAAAGATCAACAACGTCAGGCCGGCTGTGGATTTCACACTGATGAAAGTTGCGGAGATCTACAAAGCTAACACCATTGCAGTGATACTGACAGGTATGGGTAGAGATGGAACCAAAGGAGCGTTCATGGTAAAGTATTACGGTGGAAAGGTCATAGCCGAACATGAGTCCACGTGCGTTGTCTACGGCATGCCGAAAGCGGTTGTCGAGGAAGGATACGCCGATTACGTTCTACCGGCTGACAAGATAGCCGAAAAACTGATCGAGTTGGTTTGA
- a CDS encoding diacylglycerol kinase family protein has protein sequence MDTNLPRKSTGSDQNRESEPSVLSEVLSSFLHAVEGFIEAIERERNLRIHFVIGSAVMVLAYTLKLTTSELLWIIFAVFSVIGMELLNTLVESIMDLYETRPNPTIKFVKDVAAGIVLWYSLFAVVVGVIVLGRALFNWDHSVGKLIALIFVLIFPVASLIWRFSSLWRKR, from the coding sequence ATGGATACGAATCTACCACGAAAGAGTACAGGATCAGATCAGAACAGAGAATCAGAACCCTCGGTTTTGAGTGAAGTGCTATCATCGTTTCTCCACGCGGTCGAAGGGTTCATCGAGGCGATCGAAAGAGAACGGAACTTGAGGATACACTTCGTGATTGGTTCCGCAGTCATGGTGCTCGCATACACCTTGAAACTCACAACCAGCGAACTGCTCTGGATCATCTTTGCGGTTTTCTCGGTCATCGGTATGGAGCTGCTCAACACGCTCGTCGAATCGATCATGGATCTGTACGAAACGAGGCCGAATCCAACCATCAAGTTTGTGAAGGATGTGGCAGCCGGCATCGTCCTGTGGTATTCTCTCTTTGCAGTGGTGGTGGGTGTGATAGTCCTGGGAAGAGCCCTGTTCAACTGGGACCATTCGGTTGGAAAACTCATCGCGTTGATCTTCGTCTTGATCTTCCCTGTCGCATCGTTGATATGGAGGTTTTCGAGCCTATGGCGCAAAAGATAA
- a CDS encoding 2-oxoacid:acceptor oxidoreductase family protein encodes MALSEPIAVRIAGSGGQGSVLAGRILAQAAVLDGKYVVQTQLYGAQVRGGISHCDVLIDDEWIDFPEATQFDVMYLMHPDVVKAYYKLLRVNGIVLLDYTFLQNIPQKILTLTKKVIALPLERMAIEKFKTPIVANMIGLGVLVKATRLVNIESLLKAVEESVSERYVKMNIEAIRYGYESTTKEYRIRSEQRIRTLGFE; translated from the coding sequence ATGGCGCTATCTGAACCCATCGCGGTGAGAATCGCTGGCAGCGGTGGACAGGGAAGCGTTCTTGCCGGAAGAATACTCGCACAGGCTGCCGTGCTCGATGGCAAGTACGTCGTCCAGACGCAGCTCTACGGTGCACAGGTGCGTGGCGGTATAAGCCACTGCGATGTGCTGATAGACGATGAATGGATAGATTTCCCTGAAGCAACCCAGTTCGATGTGATGTATCTTATGCATCCTGACGTCGTCAAGGCTTACTACAAACTCCTCAGAGTTAACGGTATCGTGTTGCTCGACTACACCTTTCTGCAGAACATACCTCAGAAGATCCTCACTCTGACGAAGAAAGTGATCGCGCTTCCACTCGAAAGGATGGCCATAGAGAAATTCAAAACTCCGATCGTGGCGAACATGATAGGCCTCGGGGTGCTGGTCAAGGCGACACGACTGGTGAACATCGAATCGCTGCTCAAAGCCGTTGAAGAGAGCGTTTCTGAAAGGTACGTTAAGATGAACATCGAGGCGATCCGGTATGGATACGAATCTACCACGAAAGAGTACAGGATCAGATCAGAACAGAGAATCAGAACCCTCGGTTTTGAGTGA
- a CDS encoding 2-oxoacid:ferredoxin oxidoreductase subunit beta — MKVEALQEYLRSERWPTIWCPGCGNGIVLKAFLQAVHELGLSKDRIAAVSGIGCSSRATGYIDFNTLHTLHGRAIAFATGVKLAKPDFHVVVLGGDGDILAIGGNHFIHACRRNIDLTIIVFNNMIYGMTGGQVSPTTPVEKIASTTPFGNTELPFDTVKMAIAAGATYVARATVYHYPLLVQYIKRALSHRGTAVVEAVTNCHTYYGRYNKIGDAAQMIEYFKKNSVTLERAKNMSQEELKDKIVIGEFHVEERPTLLDRYKKIIETARKE; from the coding sequence TTGAAGGTTGAGGCTCTGCAGGAGTATTTGAGGAGCGAAAGGTGGCCGACCATATGGTGTCCGGGCTGTGGTAACGGTATCGTGCTCAAAGCGTTTCTTCAGGCGGTCCACGAGCTGGGATTGAGTAAAGACAGAATAGCTGCGGTTTCCGGAATAGGGTGTTCTTCGCGCGCAACCGGTTACATAGACTTCAACACACTGCACACGCTGCACGGAAGGGCGATAGCGTTCGCAACCGGTGTGAAGCTCGCAAAGCCCGATTTTCACGTCGTTGTACTCGGAGGAGATGGAGACATCCTCGCGATCGGGGGCAATCACTTCATCCACGCCTGCAGGAGGAACATAGACCTGACGATCATCGTCTTCAACAACATGATCTATGGAATGACGGGTGGACAGGTTTCGCCCACAACACCCGTTGAGAAAATCGCGTCCACAACCCCGTTCGGGAACACAGAACTACCGTTCGACACCGTGAAAATGGCCATCGCTGCCGGTGCTACCTACGTGGCGAGGGCAACGGTGTACCATTATCCACTGCTGGTACAGTACATAAAGCGCGCACTGAGCCATCGCGGGACCGCGGTCGTGGAGGCCGTGACGAACTGTCACACCTATTATGGCCGCTACAACAAAATCGGAGATGCGGCACAGATGATCGAATACTTCAAGAAGAACTCCGTCACGCTGGAAAGAGCAAAAAATATGAGCCAGGAAGAACTCAAAGACAAGATAGTCATCGGAGAATTTCACGTGGAAGAGAGACCGACTCTCCTGGACAGGTACAAAAAGATCATCGAAACCGCGAGAAAGGAGTGA
- a CDS encoding deoxycytidylate deaminase, with protein sequence MKQDLTTRLEEYLKSLNFSKSHDNRVSWDVYFMRISRMVSERSTCLHRKVGALIVRENRILATGYNQPPSGFPHCDSIGCIRDALSIASGKNQEICFGLHAEQNALMQAAKFGISTRGATIYVTTKPCSVCARLIINAGIVRVVYEQDYPDPLTDYFFSTCGIAVDRVIGGEPVEG encoded by the coding sequence ATGAAACAGGATCTCACGACCCGACTGGAAGAGTACCTTAAAAGCTTGAACTTCTCAAAATCCCACGACAACAGAGTGTCCTGGGACGTTTACTTCATGCGCATCAGCCGGATGGTGAGCGAGCGTTCCACCTGCCTGCACAGGAAGGTTGGCGCACTCATCGTGCGAGAGAACAGAATCTTGGCGACAGGATACAACCAGCCACCGTCAGGCTTCCCACATTGTGATTCCATCGGTTGTATACGAGACGCACTGTCGATAGCTTCGGGAAAAAATCAGGAGATCTGTTTCGGCCTGCACGCAGAGCAGAACGCTCTCATGCAGGCGGCGAAGTTTGGAATATCCACCCGGGGTGCCACGATCTACGTAACGACGAAACCATGTTCTGTGTGCGCGCGTTTGATCATCAACGCGGGTATCGTGAGGGTTGTGTACGAGCAGGATTATCCCGATCCTTTGACGGATTACTTTTTCAGCACCTGTGGGATCGCTGTTGACAGAGTGATTGGAGGTGAACCAGTTGAAGGTTGA
- a CDS encoding cupin domain-containing protein encodes MNIGEKIRRLRMSRGLTQEELAVRTDLSRSFISQLESNKTSLSLDTLEKILRALGTDLKSFFSDQDEEKIVFKKEDRVPLYDQPEGVAAYLLMSDVETKKVDPVLVVLGPGAQTEEEGYHEGDEFGYVLQGKVDLWLDGVRYRLSQGDCFYYKADKKHMLKNPSKKKEAVVLWIEID; translated from the coding sequence ATGAACATCGGTGAAAAGATCAGAAGGCTGAGGATGTCCAGAGGCTTGACGCAGGAAGAACTCGCGGTGCGAACCGATCTTTCAAGGAGTTTCATATCGCAGCTGGAGAGCAACAAAACGTCGTTGTCTCTGGACACGCTCGAAAAAATACTCAGGGCGCTGGGGACAGATCTGAAATCGTTCTTTTCCGACCAGGATGAGGAGAAGATCGTGTTCAAGAAAGAAGATAGGGTTCCACTTTACGATCAACCGGAGGGTGTTGCCGCCTATCTGTTGATGAGTGATGTGGAGACGAAAAAGGTGGATCCTGTGCTCGTCGTGCTTGGACCTGGGGCCCAAACAGAAGAAGAAGGTTACCACGAAGGAGACGAGTTCGGTTACGTTCTGCAGGGCAAAGTGGATCTCTGGTTGGACGGTGTAAGGTACAGGCTCTCACAGGGAGATTGCTTCTATTACAAGGCTGACAAGAAACACATGCTCAAGAATCCGAGCAAGAAGAAGGAGGCTGTGGTCCTCTGGATCGAAATAGACTGA
- the speD gene encoding adenosylmethionine decarboxylase — protein sequence MEKSLGRHLIAEFYECDPRAIDDVEYVEEKMKNAALIAGATIVGSSFHRFLPYGVSGVVVISESHLTIHTWPEYGYAAIDLFTCGDDTDPWKAFEYLKQVFKAKRTQVFEHRRGDYRMIGIPFEASHKAVKGGVKHE from the coding sequence ATGGAGAAAAGCCTGGGTAGGCACCTGATCGCAGAATTTTATGAATGTGATCCTCGCGCAATCGACGACGTGGAATACGTCGAAGAAAAGATGAAGAACGCCGCGCTGATCGCTGGCGCGACGATCGTTGGTAGTTCGTTCCACCGGTTCCTCCCCTACGGAGTGAGCGGTGTGGTGGTTATCAGCGAGTCTCACCTGACGATCCACACGTGGCCAGAGTATGGTTATGCAGCGATCGATCTGTTCACGTGCGGCGATGACACAGACCCATGGAAGGCGTTCGAGTACCTGAAGCAGGTGTTCAAGGCGAAGAGGACCCAGGTATTCGAGCATCGCAGAGGAGATTACAGGATGATCGGCATACCTTTCGAAGCCTCACACAAGGCCGTCAAAGGAGGAGTAAAACATGAATGA
- the speE gene encoding polyamine aminopropyltransferase codes for MNEKLLAGKHLWYFEYYTGGDVGLFMKISRVVHSEQTPIQRIDIFDNPTLGRVFALDGITMTTDRDEFMYHEMLAHVPMFTHPCPKDVLIIGGGDGGTLREVLRHPEVEHVVLCEIDRRVVEVSKQYLKTGEAFNSDKVELVFENGAEYIKKVKNQFDVIIIDSTDPTAGEGGHLFTQEFYKACFEALKDGGIMNAEGENALYDFSWTKIAYRRIKNVFPVVRAYAGFMTTYPSGFWLYIFASKGLDPIKDYRFEAAKAMSEELKYYNEELHKACFVLPNFVRRALEGSL; via the coding sequence ATGAATGAAAAGCTGCTCGCCGGCAAGCATCTGTGGTACTTCGAGTACTACACCGGTGGTGACGTCGGACTTTTCATGAAAATCTCACGGGTAGTTCACTCTGAGCAAACACCGATCCAGAGGATAGACATCTTCGACAACCCGACGCTGGGCAGGGTGTTCGCTCTGGATGGCATCACGATGACCACAGACAGAGACGAATTCATGTACCACGAGATGCTCGCACACGTGCCCATGTTCACCCATCCGTGCCCGAAAGATGTGCTCATCATAGGCGGAGGGGACGGGGGCACGTTGAGGGAAGTTTTGAGGCATCCAGAGGTCGAACATGTGGTGCTGTGCGAGATCGACAGGCGAGTGGTGGAGGTTTCCAAGCAGTATCTGAAGACCGGAGAAGCGTTCAACAGCGATAAGGTAGAGCTCGTCTTCGAGAACGGTGCGGAATACATCAAGAAAGTGAAGAATCAATTCGATGTCATCATAATCGATTCGACCGACCCGACAGCGGGTGAGGGTGGCCATCTGTTCACTCAGGAATTTTACAAAGCATGCTTCGAGGCGCTGAAAGATGGAGGAATCATGAACGCAGAGGGAGAAAACGCCCTTTACGATTTCAGCTGGACGAAGATAGCGTACAGAAGGATCAAGAATGTTTTTCCAGTCGTCAGGGCGTACGCAGGTTTCATGACGACGTATCCGTCGGGTTTCTGGCTGTACATCTTCGCGTCGAAAGGACTGGATCCGATAAAGGACTACAGGTTCGAGGCTGCGAAGGCCATGTCGGAGGAACTGAAGTACTACAACGAAGAGTTGCACAAAGCGTGTTTCGTACTTCCGAACTTCGTCAGAAGGGCGTTAGAGGGAAGCCTGTGA